The Maridesulfovibrio sp. genomic sequence ATCTGGCTGACCATGATTTTCCTTTCAGCGGTAAAGGATTTCCGGTCAATTGTGCAGGCTTTCGGAGTGGGGACATCGTGTAGTGTGGGGGGAGCTTTTCTGCTCTATCCGCTGGCCGGGCTAGAGGGGTATCTGCTGGGTTACACCATTGGGCAGGCAGTAATTTTTTTCTGGTTGCTGGCCCGGTTGCTGGCTGAATTTCCTCCGGGCAGGGTCTGGGACTCAAGGGTGTTCTCCTATTTTATCAAATACTGGGAACTGGCCTTTATCGGCATGTTTTTCAACCTCGCCATATGGGTAGATAAGATTATGTTCTGGTTTGCCCCGGATTCGAGAATGGTGGTTCCATATCTGCGTACACATGATATGTATGAGGGGCCGATCTTTTTTGCCTACCTGACCATTGTGCCGACTCTGGCTATCTTTCTGGTCAAGATTGAGACCAAATTTTATGAACACTATCATGATTATTTCGCCAAAATTATATCCAAGGAAGATCTTTCCAGTATTTTGAAGGAAAAAAAGGGCATGATCAGTATGCTTAAGGAAAGCCTGCGCGAGATACTCATTGTGCAGGGCGCCCTGACCATGCTTTGTATTTTCATGGCTCCCGAATTTATTGAGATGGTAGGTCTTTCTCCTTTGCAGCAGCCTTTGCTGCAGATTGCTCTTGTGGGATCTCTCATGCAGGTCATGCTTTCTGTGGCAGTTATTATCCTTTTTTATTTTGATTTGCGTAAGGAAGTTCTGGCGGTAACATTCGTCTTTCTGTTCAGCAATATAGGATTGACCTGGCTGAGCATGCAGCTGGGTTTTACTTTTTACGGTTACGGCTATTGTTATTCCTGCTTCATCTCTTTGATGTTTTCCTATTATCTTGTTTCCAAGAGTGTGAACGAACTTGAATACATAACTTTTTCAAGTCAGCCTTTATTTTAAAATTTTGGGAGATGATATGACAAAAACATGTCTCGTAACCGGATGTGCCGGTTTCATCGGCAGCCATCTTACAGAGGCTTTGCTTGCTGATGGCCATGTTGTTGTGGGGGTGGATAATTTTTCCAGCGGATATGTCCATAATATGGAAGGGT encodes the following:
- the pelG gene encoding exopolysaccharide Pel transporter PelG — protein: MAGIGFELRKMLRGDSFLADVSAYLYAAMVSSGPWLMSVICLAVLGLYSYSGFSPKDQDIFRTTIVYVYAFTLIYVGYIQLVVTRYLADRFYLGDEKITLTAFSTSAIIVLAAGAVIGTGGIWLFELTFSYKIISVTLFLIVAMIWLTMIFLSAVKDFRSIVQAFGVGTSCSVGGAFLLYPLAGLEGYLLGYTIGQAVIFFWLLARLLAEFPPGRVWDSRVFSYFIKYWELAFIGMFFNLAIWVDKIMFWFAPDSRMVVPYLRTHDMYEGPIFFAYLTIVPTLAIFLVKIETKFYEHYHDYFAKIISKEDLSSILKEKKGMISMLKESLREILIVQGALTMLCIFMAPEFIEMVGLSPLQQPLLQIALVGSLMQVMLSVAVIILFYFDLRKEVLAVTFVFLFSNIGLTWLSMQLGFTFYGYGYCYSCFISLMFSYYLVSKSVNELEYITFSSQPLF